GACGTGCGTGAGCTCTTCCTGCGCCATGCCCCGAGCCTAGAGCACCCGAAAACCCGCCCGGCGAAGCGAAGGTCCCCCACCGCCGATGACGGAAGGGGACCTTCGACGAGAACCGGTCAGAAGTCGATGTCCTCGGCCATGCTCCACGGGAGGGAGGAGCCGCCCTCGGCGGACGGTTCGCCGGATTTGGCTGCCAGCGCGGCCTTCTTGACCGCCTCGGCGACCGCCGGGGAGACCGCCGAGTCGAAGACGCTCGGGACGATGAACGAGGCGTTGAGGCGCTCGCCGTCGACCACGTCGGCGATCGCGTTGGACGCCGCGATCATCATGTCGTCGGTGATCTGGTGCGCGTGCGCGTCGAGCAGACCGCGGAAGACGCCCGGGAACGCCAGCACGTTGTTGATCTGGTTCGGGTAGTCGCTGCGGCCGGTCGCCACGATCTTGGCGTGCTTCTGCGCCTCGAGCGGGTCGATCTCCGGGTCCGGGTTGGCCAGCGCGAAGACGATCGAGTCGGTGTTCATCGTCGACACGTCGTCGGCGCTCAGCAGGTTCGGCGCCGAGACGCCGATGAACACGTCCGCGCCGCGCACCGCGTCGGAGAGCGTGCCGGTGCGGCCGTCCTTGTTGGTGCCCGCGGCGATGGACTGCAGGTTCGGGTCGGAGTCGCCGCGCCCGGTGTGCACGATGCCGTCGATGTCCACCGCGATGATGTCGGCGGGCTTCTTGTGCTGCAGCAGGCGGATGATCGCCGAACCGGCCGCGCCCACGCCGCACACCACGATGCGGCAGTCGGCGATGTCCTTGTCCACCACGCGCAGGGCGTTGCGCAGCGCGGCGAGCACGACGATCGCGGTGCCGTGCTGGTCGTCGTGGAAGACCGGGATGTTCAGCTTCTCGCGCAGCCGCGCCTCGATCTCGAAGCAGCGCGGGGCCGCGATGTCCTCGAGGTTGATGCCGCCGTAGACCGGGGCGATCAGCTCGACCGCGCGGATGATCTCCTCGGTGTCCTGGGTGTCCAGGCACACCGGCCAGGCGTTGACGCCGGCGAACTTCTTGAACAGCGCCGCCTTGCCCTCCATCACCGGCAGCGCGGCCTCCGGCCCGATGTTGCCCAGGCCGAGCACGGCCGAACCGTCGGTGACCACCGCGACCGCGTTGCGCTTCACGGTCAGGCGGCGGGCGTCCTCCGGGTTCTCCGCGATGG
This portion of the Saccharopolyspora antimicrobica genome encodes:
- a CDS encoding NAD-dependent malic enzyme, with protein sequence MPVPGPGYSITVRVEAPPSTTAAGDLTSAIGRAGGVITAFDVVESHADRIVVDITCNARSADHANDLAEVLDALPGVRIRKISDRTFLIHLGGKIEVNSRVALNNRDDLSRAYTPGVARVCTAIAENPEDARRLTVKRNAVAVVTDGSAVLGLGNIGPEAALPVMEGKAALFKKFAGVNAWPVCLDTQDTEEIIRAVELIAPVYGGINLEDIAAPRCFEIEARLREKLNIPVFHDDQHGTAIVVLAALRNALRVVDKDIADCRIVVCGVGAAGSAIIRLLQHKKPADIIAVDIDGIVHTGRGDSDPNLQSIAAGTNKDGRTGTLSDAVRGADVFIGVSAPNLLSADDVSTMNTDSIVFALANPDPEIDPLEAQKHAKIVATGRSDYPNQINNVLAFPGVFRGLLDAHAHQITDDMMIAASNAIADVVDGERLNASFIVPSVFDSAVSPAVAEAVKKAALAAKSGEPSAEGGSSLPWSMAEDIDF